The Hippocampus zosterae strain Florida chromosome 20, ASM2543408v3, whole genome shotgun sequence genome contains a region encoding:
- the htr5ab gene encoding 5-hydroxytryptamine (serotonin) receptor 5A, genome duplicate b isoform X2, giving the protein MQNDSTSILEWPSMTSHNASGANASGPGSGGDTYRPFSLFSVLTLTLLAMLAVATFVWNLLVLVTILRVRTFHRVPHNLVASMAISDVMVAALVMPLSLVHELNGRLWKLGRVLCQVWISFDVLCCTASIWNVTAIALDRYWSITRHLEYTLKTRKKISNVMIALTWLLSAIISLSPLFGWGETYTEGMKCQVSQEPSYTIFSTFGAFYLPLCVVLFVYWKIYKAAKFRIGSRKSNTITPMAEVKEEARQPQMVFTARHATVTFQTDGDTWREQKEKKAALMVGILIGVFVLCWIPFFITELIVPLCSCDIPPIWKSIFLWLGYSNSFFNPLIYTAFNKNYNNALRNLFSRQR; this is encoded by the exons ATGCAGAATGACTCGACGTCCATTTTGGAATGGCCTAGCATGACATCTCACAATGCCAGCGGGGCCAACGCCAGCGGGCCCGGCTCGGGCGGCGACACGTACCGGCCGTTCTCGCTGTTCAGCGTGCTGACGCTGACACTGCTGGCCATGCTGGCCGTGGCCACTTTCGTGTGGAACCTGTTGGTTCTGGTGACCATCCTGCGGGTGCGCACCTTCCACCGGGTGCCGCACAACCTGGTGGCTTCGATGGCCATCTCCGACGTGATGGTGGCGGCGCTGGTGATGCCGCTGAGTCTGGTTCACGAGCTGAATGGACGCCTGTGGAAGCTGGGCCGAGTGCTCTGCCAG GTATGGATCTCCTTTGACGTGCTGTGCTGTACGGCTAGTATCTGGAACGTGACGGCCATCGCTTTGGACCGCTACTGGTCTATCACGCGCCAtctggagtacaccctgaagaCACGCAAGAAGATCTCCAATGTGATGATCGCCCTGACGTGGCTACTGTCGGCTATCATCTCGCTCTCGCCGCTCTTCGGCTGGGGCGAGACATACACCGAGGGCATGAAGTGCCAGGTGAGCCAGGAGCCGTCTTACACCATCTTCTCCACCTTCGGCGCGTTCTACCTGCCACTCTGCGTGGTGCTCTTCGTCTACTGGAAGATCTACAAGGCGGCCAAATTCCGGATTGGCTCCCGCAAGAGCAACACCATCACACCCATGGCAGAG GTGAAAGAGGAGGCCCGGCAGCCCCAGATGGTGTTCACGGCGCGCCACGCCACCGTCACCTTCCAGACGGACGGCGACACGTGGCGCGAGCAAAAGGAGAAGAAGGCGGCACTCATGGTGGGGATCCTCATCGGAGTTTTCGTGCTTTGCTGGATCCCCTTTTTTATCACCGAGCTGATCGTGCCGCTGTGTTCCTGCGACATCCCGCCCATCTGGAAGAGTATCTTCCTCTGGCTTGGTTACTCCAACTCCTTCTTCAACCCGCTCATTTACACAGCTTTCAACAAGAACTACAACAACGCCCTGAGGAACCTCTTCTCCAGGCAGCGTTGA
- the htr5ab gene encoding 5-hydroxytryptamine (serotonin) receptor 5A, genome duplicate b isoform X1, whose product MQTMHGALSAALDAGSVNGMQNDSTSILEWPSMTSHNASGANASGPGSGGDTYRPFSLFSVLTLTLLAMLAVATFVWNLLVLVTILRVRTFHRVPHNLVASMAISDVMVAALVMPLSLVHELNGRLWKLGRVLCQVWISFDVLCCTASIWNVTAIALDRYWSITRHLEYTLKTRKKISNVMIALTWLLSAIISLSPLFGWGETYTEGMKCQVSQEPSYTIFSTFGAFYLPLCVVLFVYWKIYKAAKFRIGSRKSNTITPMAEVKEEARQPQMVFTARHATVTFQTDGDTWREQKEKKAALMVGILIGVFVLCWIPFFITELIVPLCSCDIPPIWKSIFLWLGYSNSFFNPLIYTAFNKNYNNALRNLFSRQR is encoded by the exons ATGCAAACCATGCACGGAGCACTTTCTGCCGCACTTGACGCTGGATCGGTAAACGGG ATGCAGAATGACTCGACGTCCATTTTGGAATGGCCTAGCATGACATCTCACAATGCCAGCGGGGCCAACGCCAGCGGGCCCGGCTCGGGCGGCGACACGTACCGGCCGTTCTCGCTGTTCAGCGTGCTGACGCTGACACTGCTGGCCATGCTGGCCGTGGCCACTTTCGTGTGGAACCTGTTGGTTCTGGTGACCATCCTGCGGGTGCGCACCTTCCACCGGGTGCCGCACAACCTGGTGGCTTCGATGGCCATCTCCGACGTGATGGTGGCGGCGCTGGTGATGCCGCTGAGTCTGGTTCACGAGCTGAATGGACGCCTGTGGAAGCTGGGCCGAGTGCTCTGCCAG GTATGGATCTCCTTTGACGTGCTGTGCTGTACGGCTAGTATCTGGAACGTGACGGCCATCGCTTTGGACCGCTACTGGTCTATCACGCGCCAtctggagtacaccctgaagaCACGCAAGAAGATCTCCAATGTGATGATCGCCCTGACGTGGCTACTGTCGGCTATCATCTCGCTCTCGCCGCTCTTCGGCTGGGGCGAGACATACACCGAGGGCATGAAGTGCCAGGTGAGCCAGGAGCCGTCTTACACCATCTTCTCCACCTTCGGCGCGTTCTACCTGCCACTCTGCGTGGTGCTCTTCGTCTACTGGAAGATCTACAAGGCGGCCAAATTCCGGATTGGCTCCCGCAAGAGCAACACCATCACACCCATGGCAGAG GTGAAAGAGGAGGCCCGGCAGCCCCAGATGGTGTTCACGGCGCGCCACGCCACCGTCACCTTCCAGACGGACGGCGACACGTGGCGCGAGCAAAAGGAGAAGAAGGCGGCACTCATGGTGGGGATCCTCATCGGAGTTTTCGTGCTTTGCTGGATCCCCTTTTTTATCACCGAGCTGATCGTGCCGCTGTGTTCCTGCGACATCCCGCCCATCTGGAAGAGTATCTTCCTCTGGCTTGGTTACTCCAACTCCTTCTTCAACCCGCTCATTTACACAGCTTTCAACAAGAACTACAACAACGCCCTGAGGAACCTCTTCTCCAGGCAGCGTTGA